Part of the Lentisphaerota bacterium genome, CACACCGGGCGCCGCGCTCCACGACCCGGGCGCAACGGCCGGCCAGCAGCGCCGAAACGAGCCCGCCACCGAACACGCCAGCCAGCATGAAGACCAGATAATAGCGCAACGGCTGGTCGCCCCATGCGCCGAAGTACGGACTCGCCAGCGTCCGCGCGGGGGCGAGCGTGAGTTCGCAGAAGGCGCCCGCGCGGGCCAGGCCCGCCGACGCGCCCAGCCCGGCTCCGAGGATCAGGTACGATGCCAGCAGGGTCAGGCCGAGCAGCACCCCGGCGAGATATGGATTCGCATACGGTTTCGGACTCATCATCAGCACCCCGCACTTTTCTTTTTCGGCGCCTGGGGCGCCTGTGGAGCGGCCGGCATCGGAGCGGCCGGTCGCACCGCCGGCATTGCGGACACGGCGGGCGCAAGCGGCACGGCCTTGACCGGCCCGCCCATCTCCGCGTCGCGCCAGTAGGCGTCAAGACCGCCGAACAGCACGTGGATCTGCCGCTCCGTCTTTTGCGAAAGGATCCCGCCCGCCGCCATGGCCAACGAGCCGTCGCGGTCCACGATCACCAGAGGCCCCGCGCCCGTGAGGAAAGTGGGGTCGGCGATCAAGTTGGCCATCGTCACGTTGCGCGCGCCGGGCAGTTGATAATCGGCGAACGACCCGGCGGGACGAATGTCCACAAGGTCGAATGCCCCGGGCAGGTCCACGATCATCCGCTTGAGCGCCGCAGCATCGATTCGGGATGGCAGATTTACCGCGCGGGCGGGCCCCGCCGCTGTCGTTCCGCCCGGAGCGGCGGGCTGGATCACCGGCAGTCCGGCCTCGATCCAGGCCTCGCTGCCGCCCACCAGAGAGGCCACTTTTGTGAATCCCCTGCGCTCCAGCAGGCCGATCCCCATGCTGCTGCGGTACGCCGAGTTGCAGACCGTCACGACCGGCTCGCGCGGGTCGAGCTTCGTGACCGCGAGATCGCCCAGGAGATTGAGCGGCAGGTTTACCACGTTGCCGATGCGGAGCCCCATCCACTCGCTCGGCAGGCGCACGTCGACAATGAGCGGTCCGGTGCCGTCCTGCATCCGCTGATGGAGGGTTTGCGGATCGATCGGCTCGTTCGACAAGACGGGCTGCCGGGCCGCGATCCAGGCATCGAAGCCCACCGTGCCCGCGACCGGGTAACCGACGCGGTGCAGGCGAAAAACGGCCTCCTTCAAATCCTCCTCGTCGTCGCCGCACAGCACGATGCGGCTGCCCCACGGCACGAGGGTGCCCGTCCACGATTCCAGCCGCCCGCGCAGTCCGATGTTTACTGCGTTCGGAATATGTCCCGCCGCAAAGCGCTTCGCGTCGCGGAGATCAACGACGTAAACGGCGCTGGCATCGGTCAGCGTCTTGTCCAGGGCGGGAACCGGAGGCAGCGGGGCGCTCCATGCGACGGGCGGCGGTCCCGCTTGGTTCATTCGGGCGTTGTGAGCGAAGTAGTGTGGCGCGTCGGGTAAACCCTCCAGCACGGCCGTGATGAAGTTGTTCCGACCCGTGTGCTGCAAGTAGGGATTGGTCGCGCGTTCCGTGCCGATGGTCGAGGAGGGCTCGTCTCGCAAATGGGCACCGCACAGCGAACCCGCGCCGTGCGCGGGCAGGACGATTACGCTGTCGTCGAGCTTCGAGAGTTTGTTCTTCCACGTGTCGTAGCCCATCCCCGCGAGCGTGGCGGCGGCCATCGTCCCGCCCAACAGATCGGGACGCCCGATCGACCCCACGAACAGCGTGTCGCCAGTCAGAATGGCGCGGGGTGTGGCTGTGTCGGCCGTGTCAAAAACGAGGGCGCACATGCCGTCAGGCGTGTGCCCCGGCGTGGCCAGAAACTGAAGCGTGACCTCGCCCCACTTCAGCGTCTGCTGATCGGACAGCGCCGCGATGGGGTATTTTGCCCCGCTTTCCCGGCTTTGATAGACGGGACAGCCGAACGCCTTCGTGAATTCGCTGTGCCCCGCCACGAAATCGGCGTGCGAATGGGTCAGGAAGACGCCCGTGATCGCCCATCCCTCCTTCCTGGCCGTGTCTTGATAAACCAGAATGTCGCGGGACGGGTCGACCACCAGCGCATCTCCGTCGCTGACCACGAGATAGGAGTAGTGCGACAAAACCGACAGCTTAAACTGCACGATCGTGACGCCTGCAAACTCGTACCGTTTGACCTCCGTCTGCTCGGCGGCGGCATCACCATGAGCCGCAGCCTCCGCATCTTGGATCGCCGCCGCCCCCGCCGTTTGTCCGGCCAGCAACAGCCCGGCGGCCCAAACCGAAGCATTCACGTGACGCGCCATGCCCCTGTATCTCTGCATATCCGAGCCTCCTTATAGGGCGCGGCCCGAAAGAACTCCGCGCCTCATGATGGCTCTGATTATGCGGGATGCGTGGTAATAGTCAATCTCAATATGGTGTGGGGTGTAAGACAAAAAAGTGAGATTAGGGAGGAAGAGTGAAAGTTTAAGCTGCCTTAAAGCTTCTGATGGAGGCTCGTTGTTTCCAGTAGGGGTCGTGGAGATTATCCGCAATCAGCCCGCGGATGCGCAATACGTTGAGGGATCCAGAAGGATGCCATCGTTGCCCGGCGAGGTCTGTGCGCTGCTTGACAAGCGATTTGCAGGTTCCTTCCATTGCGCCTGAGCCGATACAATAGCCACGTTTGCGGAACGCGCCATAATCCATGCGCTTGAGTTTGTTTCTGAAATAGCCAAGCGCGCCTTCGATCTCCGTTTTCTTGGGATGATCGGAGGGCAGGTTCTCGAAATAGCGGACGGCGCACGCCGCGCCATAGGTGCGCATCAGGCGGCGACGTATCATGAACAGGGCCTCCGCCTTTTGCTTGTCCGCCTCGGCGAGGCGGCACAACTCACCGAGATGTTCAGCGGCAT contains:
- a CDS encoding MBL fold metallo-hydrolase — translated: MARHVNASVWAAGLLLAGQTAGAAAIQDAEAAAHGDAAAEQTEVKRYEFAGVTIVQFKLSVLSHYSYLVVSDGDALVVDPSRDILVYQDTARKEGWAITGVFLTHSHADFVAGHSEFTKAFGCPVYQSRESGAKYPIAALSDQQTLKWGEVTLQFLATPGHTPDGMCALVFDTADTATPRAILTGDTLFVGSIGRPDLLGGTMAAATLAGMGYDTWKNKLSKLDDSVIVLPAHGAGSLCGAHLRDEPSSTIGTERATNPYLQHTGRNNFITAVLEGLPDAPHYFAHNARMNQAGPPPVAWSAPLPPVPALDKTLTDASAVYVVDLRDAKRFAAGHIPNAVNIGLRGRLESWTGTLVPWGSRIVLCGDDEEDLKEAVFRLHRVGYPVAGTVGFDAWIAARQPVLSNEPIDPQTLHQRMQDGTGPLIVDVRLPSEWMGLRIGNVVNLPLNLLGDLAVTKLDPREPVVTVCNSAYRSSMGIGLLERRGFTKVASLVGGSEAWIEAGLPVIQPAAPGGTTAAGPARAVNLPSRIDAAALKRMIVDLPGAFDLVDIRPAGSFADYQLPGARNVTMANLIADPTFLTGAGPLVIVDRDGSLAMAAGGILSQKTERQIHVLFGGLDAYWRDAEMGGPVKAVPLAPAVSAMPAVRPAAPMPAAPQAPQAPKKKSAGC